Proteins found in one Vulpes vulpes isolate BD-2025 chromosome 13, VulVul3, whole genome shotgun sequence genomic segment:
- the CYP7B1 gene encoding cytochrome P450 7B1 isoform X1 — translation MGLLWLEPSLPPLPSVPGLVLAAALLLWALCLRARRTRRPGEPPLIKGWLPYLGEALKLQKDPLGFLRTLQKQHGDTFTLFAGGKYITFILDPFQYQLIMKTHKLSFRIFSNKLSRKVFSIKKLETTDDLSNDLHGCYHLLQGKSLDVLTETMMQNLKQVFELHLLKTTNWDMAHLLTFCSSIIFEITLKTIYGKSLAGNGEKFITELRDNFLKFDDKFPYLISDIPIELLGNIKSIRKKLIKHLASEHLGKTQGWSEIVQMRQDVLEKYYTLEDFEVGAHHLGFLWASVTNTIPTMFWAMYYLLQHPEAMAVLRDEIDHLLQSTGQKKGSGFPMHLTREQLDNLVYLESTVLEVLRIRSFSSIIRFVQEDLTLHSETQDYCLRKGDLVALFPPAIHYDPEIFEAPEEFRFDRFVEDGKKKTTFFKKGKRLKYYLLPFGIGTSKCPGRFLAVVEIKQLLVVLLTYFDLELIDDKPVVANRSRLLLGVQHPASDVFFRYKVKT, via the exons gaGACCTGGTGAGCCTCCATTGATAAAAGGCTGGCTACCTTACCTTGGAGAGGCTCTGAAATTACAAAAGGATCCTTTAGGTTTCCTGAGAACTCTTCAAAAGCAACATGGTGACACTTTCACTCTTTTCGCTGGAG gaaaGTATATAACATTTATCCTGGACCCTTTTCAATACCAGTTAATAATGAAAACTCACAAATTAAGCTTTCGAATATTCAGTAATAAACTATCAAGGAAAGTATTTTCCATCAAAAAGTTGGAAACCACTGATGACCTGAGTAATGACCTCCATGGCTGCTATCATCTTTTACAAGGGAAGTCTTTGGATGTACTCACAGAAACCATGatgcagaatttaaaacaagtttttgAACTCCATCTATTAAAAACCACAAATTGGGACATGGCACACCTGTTGACATTTTGCAGCTCAATTATATTTGAGATCACGCTTAAAACCATATATGGAAAATCTCTTGCTGGCAATGGAGAAAAATTTATTACTGAGCTAagagataatttcttaaaattcgATGACAAATTCCCATATTTAATATCAGATATACCTATAGAGCTTCTAGGAAATATCAAGTCTATTAGAAAGAAACTTATTAAACACTTGGCATCAGAACACTTAGGTAAGACACAAGGATGGTCAGAAATTGTTCAAATGAGGCAAGATGTCCTGGAGAAATACTATACGCTTGAGGACTTTGAAGTAGGAG CACATCATTTAGGCTTTCTCTGGGCTTCTGTGACAAACACTATTCCAACTATGTTCTGGGCGATGTATTACCTCCTACAGCACCCAGAAGCTATGGCAGTGCTGCGTGACGAAATTGACCATTTGCTGCAGTCAACAGGTCAAAAGAAAGGGTCTGGATTTCCCATGCACCTCACCAGAGAACAATTGGACAACCTGGTCTACctag AAAGCACCGTTCTCGAGGTTTTACGAATACGCTCATTTTCAAGCATCATTCGTTTTGTTCAAGAGGATTTGACTCTACATTCAGAGACGCAGGACTACTGTTTGCGAAAGGGGGACTTGGTAGCCCTCTTTCCTCCAGCCATACATTACGACCCGGAAATCTTTGAAGCTCCAGAG GAGTTTAGATTCGATCGTTTTGTAGAAGATGGTAAGAAGAAAACCacctttttcaaaaaaggaaaaaggctgAAGTATTACCTGTTGCCATTTGGTATTGGAACCAGCAAATGTCCAGGCCGATTTTTAGCAGTTGTTGAAATAAAGCAATTGTTGGTTgtacttttaacttattttgatTTAGAACTAATTGATGATAAACCTGTAGTAGCAAACCGAAGCCGCCTTTTGCTTGGTGTTCAGCATCCAGCTTCTGATGTTTTCTTTAGGTACAAAGTAAAAACTTAA
- the CYP7B1 gene encoding cytochrome P450 7B1 isoform X2, producing the protein MKTHKLSFRIFSNKLSRKVFSIKKLETTDDLSNDLHGCYHLLQGKSLDVLTETMMQNLKQVFELHLLKTTNWDMAHLLTFCSSIIFEITLKTIYGKSLAGNGEKFITELRDNFLKFDDKFPYLISDIPIELLGNIKSIRKKLIKHLASEHLGKTQGWSEIVQMRQDVLEKYYTLEDFEVGAHHLGFLWASVTNTIPTMFWAMYYLLQHPEAMAVLRDEIDHLLQSTGQKKGSGFPMHLTREQLDNLVYLESTVLEVLRIRSFSSIIRFVQEDLTLHSETQDYCLRKGDLVALFPPAIHYDPEIFEAPEEFRFDRFVEDGKKKTTFFKKGKRLKYYLLPFGIGTSKCPGRFLAVVEIKQLLVVLLTYFDLELIDDKPVVANRSRLLLGVQHPASDVFFRYKVKT; encoded by the exons ATGAAAACTCACAAATTAAGCTTTCGAATATTCAGTAATAAACTATCAAGGAAAGTATTTTCCATCAAAAAGTTGGAAACCACTGATGACCTGAGTAATGACCTCCATGGCTGCTATCATCTTTTACAAGGGAAGTCTTTGGATGTACTCACAGAAACCATGatgcagaatttaaaacaagtttttgAACTCCATCTATTAAAAACCACAAATTGGGACATGGCACACCTGTTGACATTTTGCAGCTCAATTATATTTGAGATCACGCTTAAAACCATATATGGAAAATCTCTTGCTGGCAATGGAGAAAAATTTATTACTGAGCTAagagataatttcttaaaattcgATGACAAATTCCCATATTTAATATCAGATATACCTATAGAGCTTCTAGGAAATATCAAGTCTATTAGAAAGAAACTTATTAAACACTTGGCATCAGAACACTTAGGTAAGACACAAGGATGGTCAGAAATTGTTCAAATGAGGCAAGATGTCCTGGAGAAATACTATACGCTTGAGGACTTTGAAGTAGGAG CACATCATTTAGGCTTTCTCTGGGCTTCTGTGACAAACACTATTCCAACTATGTTCTGGGCGATGTATTACCTCCTACAGCACCCAGAAGCTATGGCAGTGCTGCGTGACGAAATTGACCATTTGCTGCAGTCAACAGGTCAAAAGAAAGGGTCTGGATTTCCCATGCACCTCACCAGAGAACAATTGGACAACCTGGTCTACctag AAAGCACCGTTCTCGAGGTTTTACGAATACGCTCATTTTCAAGCATCATTCGTTTTGTTCAAGAGGATTTGACTCTACATTCAGAGACGCAGGACTACTGTTTGCGAAAGGGGGACTTGGTAGCCCTCTTTCCTCCAGCCATACATTACGACCCGGAAATCTTTGAAGCTCCAGAG GAGTTTAGATTCGATCGTTTTGTAGAAGATGGTAAGAAGAAAACCacctttttcaaaaaaggaaaaaggctgAAGTATTACCTGTTGCCATTTGGTATTGGAACCAGCAAATGTCCAGGCCGATTTTTAGCAGTTGTTGAAATAAAGCAATTGTTGGTTgtacttttaacttattttgatTTAGAACTAATTGATGATAAACCTGTAGTAGCAAACCGAAGCCGCCTTTTGCTTGGTGTTCAGCATCCAGCTTCTGATGTTTTCTTTAGGTACAAAGTAAAAACTTAA